A genomic stretch from Mycobacterium malmoense includes:
- a CDS encoding slipin family protein → MTGVVIVVVAVGVVVLAVLAVLSLAVLREYERGVVFRMGHVRPLYQPGLRLLIPLVDKMVRVDQRLVTLTIPPQEVITRDNVPARVNAVVMFAVTDPLKAITAVENYAVATSQIAQTTLRSLLGRADLDTLLAHREDLNSDLRTIIEKMTEPWGVQVRVVEIKDVEIPESMQRAMAREAEAERERRAKVINARGELQASEELRQAAETLSKSPASLQLRYLQTLLELGADQNSTVVFPLPVDIITPFLRHPEVLRDIATAINDGR, encoded by the coding sequence GTGACCGGTGTGGTGATCGTCGTCGTCGCGGTCGGGGTCGTGGTGCTGGCCGTGCTTGCGGTGCTGTCGCTGGCCGTGCTGCGCGAGTACGAACGCGGGGTGGTGTTCCGGATGGGCCATGTGCGCCCGCTGTACCAACCGGGACTGCGGCTCCTGATTCCGTTGGTGGACAAGATGGTCCGGGTCGACCAGCGGCTGGTGACGCTGACCATCCCGCCGCAGGAGGTGATCACGCGCGACAACGTGCCGGCCCGCGTCAACGCCGTCGTCATGTTCGCGGTGACAGACCCGCTGAAGGCGATCACGGCGGTGGAGAACTACGCGGTCGCCACGTCACAGATCGCCCAGACGACGCTGCGTTCGCTGCTCGGCCGCGCGGACCTGGATACCCTGCTGGCACACCGCGAAGACCTCAACAGCGACCTGCGCACAATCATCGAAAAGATGACCGAACCGTGGGGTGTGCAGGTTCGCGTCGTGGAGATCAAAGACGTCGAGATTCCGGAGTCGATGCAGCGGGCGATGGCCCGCGAAGCCGAAGCCGAACGCGAGCGCCGCGCGAAAGTCATCAACGCCAGGGGGGAACTGCAGGCGTCGGAGGAATTGCGGCAAGCCGCCGAAACCCTGTCCAAGAGCCCCGCGTCACTGCAATTGCGTTACCTGCAAACGCTGTTGGAGCTGGGCGCGGATCAGAACTCGACGGTGGTGTTCCCGCTGCCCGTCGATATCATCACCCCCTTCTTGCGACACCCAGAAGTGTTGCGGGACATCGCTACTGCGATAAATGACGGCCGCTGA
- a CDS encoding alpha/beta fold hydrolase: MAQRHQTLAGRLPGHRPTGRELTAHRDGIRLCYEHIGDAGDPLLLIAGLAADKHYWPDEFCITLVQSGFHVVRFDNRDSGRSTHLDGLGAPSRRAARRDPGKAPYSLEDMAEDAVAVLDELGWASAHIVGHSMGAMIAQTLAINDPTRVRSLTCISTTPSPDIGRLTVITMLRLWWAARGVLTRRPPRGPAEAGELAVRQHRVLGSPGYPADEGWLRCLGESMYARGGFDPAARGRQTAAMLAGADRRPDLAKLCIPTVVVHGRDDPLIRPDGGRATAGAIPDATLVLLPGMGHDLPKPLWPTIIEQIRTVAAPGPAGLSGRHLSQ, translated from the coding sequence ATGGCTCAACGGCATCAAACACTGGCAGGTCGATTACCAGGGCACCGGCCCACGGGGCGGGAGCTGACCGCCCACCGCGACGGTATTCGCCTGTGCTACGAGCACATCGGCGACGCCGGGGATCCGCTGCTGCTGATCGCCGGCCTCGCGGCCGACAAGCACTACTGGCCCGACGAATTCTGTATTACCTTGGTGCAAAGCGGATTTCACGTTGTACGGTTCGACAACCGCGATTCGGGTCGATCCACCCATCTGGACGGGCTCGGCGCTCCGTCCCGCCGGGCCGCGCGGCGCGATCCGGGGAAAGCTCCCTATAGCCTCGAGGACATGGCCGAGGACGCGGTCGCCGTCCTCGACGAACTGGGCTGGGCCTCCGCGCACATCGTGGGGCACTCGATGGGTGCCATGATCGCCCAAACGCTGGCCATCAACGATCCGACACGAGTGCGGTCGCTCACCTGCATCAGCACGACACCGTCCCCGGACATTGGCCGCCTGACGGTGATCACCATGCTGCGGCTGTGGTGGGCCGCTCGCGGCGTGCTGACCCGAAGACCACCGCGCGGACCCGCCGAAGCGGGTGAACTGGCCGTGCGCCAGCACCGCGTCCTCGGCTCGCCCGGCTATCCCGCTGACGAAGGCTGGCTGCGCTGCCTCGGCGAATCGATGTATGCGCGAGGCGGATTCGATCCCGCCGCGCGGGGCCGTCAAACCGCGGCGATGCTGGCCGGCGCCGACCGCCGGCCCGACCTCGCGAAGCTGTGTATCCCCACTGTCGTCGTGCACGGTCGGGACGACCCGCTGATCCGCCCTGACGGCGGACGGGCAACGGCCGGCGCCATTCCCGACGCGACACTTGTGCTCCTGCCGGGAATGGGTCACGACCTACCGAAACCGCTGTGGCCCACCATCATCGAACAGATCAGGACCGTCGCGGCCCCAGGTCCGGCCGGGCTCAGCGGCCGTCATTTATCGCAGTAG